In one Molothrus ater isolate BHLD 08-10-18 breed brown headed cowbird chromosome 36, BPBGC_Mater_1.1, whole genome shotgun sequence genomic region, the following are encoded:
- the ELOF1 gene encoding transcription elongation factor 1 homolog, with translation MGRRKSKRKPPPKKKMTGTLETQFTCPFCNHEKSCDVKMDRARNTGVISCTVCLEEFQTPITYLSEPVDVYSDWIDACEAANQ, from the exons ATGGGCCGCCGCAAGTCGAAGCGGAAGCCGCCGCCCAAGAAGAAGATGACGGGGACGCTGGAGACGCAGTTCACGTGTCCGTTCTGCAACCACGAGAAGTCCTGCGACGTCAAGAT GGACCGCGCCCGGAACACCGGGGTGATCTCGTGCACCGTGTGCCTGGAGGAGTTCCAGACCCCCATCACCT ACCTGTCGGAGCCCGTGGACGTTTACAGCGACTGGATCGACGCCTGCGAGGCGGCCAACCAGTGA